One window of Silvimonas iriomotensis genomic DNA carries:
- a CDS encoding SAM-dependent methyltransferase, whose translation MPWNNLFEDFLGRMRSHGIPLRLQLWNGKHFDLHPEPRVTLIANTAGSLRHVINPTLDTLGKAYVEGEIDLEGHVLDVVDIATRLAAAEGDDGRPAARTGRHSRETDKNAIAYHYDVSNEFYSAWLDKEMVYSCGYFRTENDTLDQAQLQKLDHILNKINIQPGQTLLDIGCGWGALMIRAVKQYGARAVGVTLSENQYEYAKERIAREGIADRCEVRLQDYRDVTGQFDRITSVGMFEHVGLKNLESYFRRIHTLLADGGVVMNHGITSTDVNSGDTPFGGGDFIDRYVFPDGELPHIALTLKEMCAAGLEPMDVENLRRHYALTLKHWAERFEEHSEHMRKLAGEQRYRIWRVYLAGCAYGFTHDWISLNQIVAVKAGGPGMNRLPLTREYMYAGR comes from the coding sequence ATGCCCTGGAATAATCTTTTTGAGGATTTTTTGGGTCGTATGCGCAGTCATGGCATCCCCCTGCGTTTGCAGCTCTGGAACGGCAAGCACTTTGACTTGCACCCGGAACCCCGCGTGACCCTGATTGCCAATACCGCCGGTAGTCTGCGTCATGTCATCAACCCGACGCTGGATACGCTGGGCAAAGCCTATGTGGAAGGCGAAATCGATCTGGAAGGTCATGTGCTGGACGTGGTGGACATCGCCACCCGGCTGGCTGCGGCCGAAGGTGACGACGGCCGCCCGGCCGCGCGGACCGGCCGTCACTCGCGGGAGACTGACAAGAACGCGATCGCCTACCACTACGATGTCTCCAACGAGTTCTACAGCGCCTGGCTGGACAAGGAAATGGTGTATTCCTGCGGGTATTTCCGCACGGAAAACGACACGCTGGATCAGGCACAGCTCCAGAAACTGGATCACATCCTGAACAAGATCAATATCCAGCCGGGCCAGACCTTGCTGGACATTGGTTGCGGCTGGGGTGCGCTGATGATCCGTGCGGTCAAGCAATACGGCGCGCGTGCGGTCGGCGTCACGTTGTCAGAAAACCAGTATGAATACGCCAAAGAACGCATTGCCCGCGAAGGCATTGCCGACCGCTGCGAAGTGCGTCTGCAAGACTACCGCGACGTGACCGGCCAGTTTGACCGCATCACCAGCGTGGGCATGTTTGAACACGTGGGTCTGAAGAATCTGGAATCGTATTTCCGGCGCATTCATACGCTGCTGGCCGACGGCGGCGTGGTCATGAATCACGGTATTACCAGCACTGACGTCAATTCCGGCGACACGCCGTTTGGTGGCGGCGATTTTATTGACCGCTATGTTTTCCCCGATGGCGAACTGCCGCACATTGCCCTCACGCTCAAGGAAATGTGTGCCGCCGGACTGGAACCCATGGATGTGGAAAACCTGCGCCGCCATTACGCGCTGACGCTCAAGCACTGGGCCGAGCGGTTCGAGGAGCATAGCGAACACATGCGCAAACTGGCGGGTGAACAAAGATACCGGATCTGGCGGGTGTATCTGGCCGGCTGCGCTTACGGGTTCACGCACGACTGGATCTCGCTGAACCAGATTGTCGCCGTCAAGGCGGGCGGCCCGGGCATGAACCGGCTGCCACTGACCCGTGAGTACATGTACGCGGGCCGCTAG
- a CDS encoding DegQ family serine endoprotease, protein MKTPRSWKTSAIALALAGVLGFSVAKMNPHLLPEAAASAQPVAAQAVTGVASPQMALPNFSEIVSRYGPAVVNISVTGQVKTANRAQQSPGVDPDDPFYDFFRRFGIPGPQGGGGEQAQPLHALGSGFIISPDGLILTNAHVVADASEVTVKLTDKREFTAKVLGADKATDIAVLRIKADNLPTVKLGEPASSHVGDWVLAIGSPFGFENSVTAGIISAKSRSLPDEGYTPFIQTDAPINPGNSGGPLFNLNGEVIGINSQIYSRSGGFQGLSFSIPIDIARNVEQQIVAHGKVTRGRLGITIQDVNQALAQSFGLKTPSGALVSGVEPDSPGARAGLKAGDIVLKLNGKTVDNSSELPPAIAAMAPGADAAMQVWRNGKTLDITAKVGEAQDTRVAAANPTQDHGRLGLSVRPLSPDEKQESGIAGGLVVEQVAGPAAQAGIEPGDVVLAINGTNINSADQLKSLVSKAGDHVALLVQRGDARIFVPINLG, encoded by the coding sequence ATGAAGACACCTCGATCCTGGAAAACCTCTGCCATTGCACTGGCACTGGCTGGGGTACTGGGCTTCTCCGTGGCAAAGATGAACCCGCACCTGCTGCCCGAAGCGGCCGCCAGTGCGCAACCGGTCGCTGCGCAAGCAGTGACCGGCGTGGCCTCGCCGCAGATGGCTTTGCCCAATTTCAGCGAAATCGTCAGCCGTTACGGCCCGGCGGTTGTGAACATCAGCGTGACCGGTCAAGTCAAAACGGCCAACCGCGCGCAACAATCGCCCGGTGTTGATCCGGACGATCCTTTCTATGATTTCTTCCGTCGCTTTGGTATTCCCGGCCCGCAAGGCGGGGGCGGCGAGCAGGCCCAACCGCTGCATGCGCTGGGTTCGGGCTTCATCATCAGCCCGGACGGGTTGATCCTGACCAATGCCCACGTGGTGGCAGACGCCAGCGAAGTAACGGTCAAGCTCACCGACAAGCGTGAATTCACCGCCAAAGTGCTGGGGGCAGACAAAGCCACCGACATTGCCGTGCTGCGGATCAAGGCGGATAACCTGCCAACCGTGAAGCTGGGCGAACCGGCCAGCTCGCACGTGGGCGACTGGGTGCTGGCGATCGGCTCACCGTTCGGCTTTGAAAACTCGGTTACCGCCGGGATTATCTCCGCCAAGTCGCGCTCTTTGCCCGATGAAGGCTACACCCCGTTTATCCAGACCGATGCCCCGATCAATCCGGGTAATTCGGGCGGCCCGCTGTTCAATCTGAATGGCGAAGTCATTGGCATCAACTCGCAGATTTACTCGCGCAGCGGCGGCTTCCAGGGCTTGTCGTTCTCTATTCCGATCGACATTGCCCGGAATGTGGAACAGCAGATTGTGGCGCACGGCAAGGTCACGCGTGGCCGCCTGGGCATCACCATTCAGGACGTCAACCAGGCGCTGGCACAGTCATTCGGGTTGAAGACGCCGTCCGGTGCGCTGGTCAGCGGGGTCGAACCCGATAGCCCGGGCGCCAGGGCGGGTCTGAAAGCGGGCGATATTGTGCTCAAGCTCAATGGCAAAACGGTCGATAACTCGAGTGAGTTGCCGCCCGCCATTGCGGCCATGGCGCCTGGGGCTGATGCGGCCATGCAGGTATGGCGCAATGGCAAGACGCTGGATATCACCGCCAAAGTAGGCGAGGCGCAGGATACCAGGGTTGCTGCGGCCAACCCGACGCAAGATCATGGCCGGCTGGGCTTGTCGGTACGCCCCTTGTCGCCGGATGAAAAACAGGAATCGGGCATTGCCGGTGGTCTGGTGGTCGAGCAGGTTGCAGGCCCGGCCGCTCAGGCAGGAATTGAACCGGGCGATGTTGTTTTAGCCATTAATGGCACCAACATTAACAGTGCAGATCAATTGAAGTCTCTGGTATCCAAAGCAGGTGACCATGTTGCGTTGCTGGTGCAGCGTGGGGATGCCAGGATTTTTGTACCGATCAATCTGGGCTGA